The genome window ATGGAGAAAATCTTAAAGTATGGGATTGCATTTTTCAGAAAAAAATGTATGATCATGCGTGGAGAATAAGAAAAAACATGGGAGATATGCAGATGCTTTGCTGATCTCCGGAATAAAGAGAAGATAGGACAGGGTTATTGTGTAGAGTGATGATTTGAAATCACATTTATACAATAGCCCTCTTTTTAGTGCCGGTATATAAGTAGTATAGCGCGATAATATACGTAAAAATTTTACAAGAAATGGTTGATGAAGGGGAAAATGTCATGTGATATCATTAAGTCAAAATGAGGAATTTTGGAGAAATTTCTAAGTAAGAAAGGTAGGGCTATAAAATGAAGGGTATTATTTTTGATTTGGATGGAGTGATTTGTTTCACAGACAAATATCACTATATTGCATGGAAAAAGCTGGCAGATAAAGAGGGAATCTATTTTGATGAGACGATCAACAATAGACTGCGTGGCGTATCCAGAATGGAGAGTCTGGAAATCATTCTGGAGAGAGCCAAAAAGAGCTATACCGAAGAAGAAAAGGTTGCTATGGCTGAAGAGAAGAATGCAATCTATGTAGAATTGTTAAAAGAGATGACAGAGGCCGATTTGTCAGAGGAAGTGAAGGAAACCTTGCAGAAATTGCGGGAATGCGGGCTGAAGCTGGCAATTGGATCCAGCAGCAAAAATGCAAAAATAATTCTAAGGCAGTTGGGGCTGGAAGATTTCTTCGATGCCATCTCTGACGGAACGAACATTACAAAATCAAAACCGGACCCGGAAGTATTCTTGAAAGCAGCCGGTTTTATCGGAGAAGATCCGGCAGATTGTTTAGTCGTTGAAGATGCAAAGGCGGGTATTGAAGCGGCCACTGCAGGCGGATTTAAGAGTGCAGGGCTTGGGGAAGCCACAGAGCATCCGGAGGTGACTTATAAGCTGACGAGTTTTCGGGATTTATTAGAAATATGTCAATAATAAAAACGGACGATATGATATTTCTTGAATGGAAAAAAGACGTTTAGGGGGAATTATAGTGACTATACTGAATTACCACGATTTACAAGCGAATCATACATACATTTTTTCCCATACCGATCAAGAGAATTTTGTGAGTTTAGAGCATTCTGCAAATATCGAGGACCTTTCAAGTGCAAAGATAAACGGCATAGCTTATGTTTCGTTAGAGGAAATCAAAGATATACAAGGAAATCCGTTACACATTTTGTGGGTAAGCAATGGAACTTTGCGTATCAGTCTTATTATGGAACGTGGATTTGATGTGGGAGAAGTGTTTTGCCGTGAAGAAAAAATTAGTTGGGTAAGAGGCAAAGAGAGGTGTCTTTCCGATATTAGTGTGGATCTAAATCAGGAGAATGGCTGGGAAAAAGGATTTTTTGCCGCTGTGACCACACTTGGACCACAGCTTTTTGGTACTCCGGATGAGATTCGTACCGTTCACGGAACAGGAGCTTATTCGCCCTTTGATTTGGAAAGTCTTGTAATCATATACGATAAAAAAGAAATCAGTGTTTCAGCGGAAGGATTTTCGAAAGGATTTCGGGGAGAGGTGGAATATAAGAAGAAGGTAACGATGCGAACCCGGATGAATTCCATGGTATTCCTCAGAGAAGAGACCACGACTAATTTGACAGACAGGACTTTGCCGATTGATGACGGATATCATATACAGCTTGCCGGCGATTTCATGGCGGAGGGCGGTTCTTATGTCCTTCCGGTCGCAACAGACCAGATGCTTCTTAGGGACAGTGTACCGAAAGAGGTGAGTCCAAAGGAAATCTATGATTTTAATACGGAACTGGACCCCATACGCTGCTATCAGTATGTGCCGGAGCGGGTGACAGGAGTTGAAGGAATCGGTGACTTTAAAGAGTATAAACAAATTCAGGAGAACAAAGACAATCTGACCTGTGAGATGCTCGTGAATAAAAAGGGAAACAAAGCTGTGGTTGTGGTGAGGCCGCTTGACGTATTTCCGCGTTCACTGCTGGCAAAGCGTAATATCGCAGGAGATGACGCTATGTACGCCATCGAGGTCTGCAAGACCCGTCCAAACTCCATAAGACAGAAAGCGATTGATGGAGAGTTGATGTATTTAGAGGCCCATGCTTCGATGCAGTCTATGGTTGCCATCGGCATACTAAAAGAAGAACTAATACGAGAGATGGTTACCTGTATTGAAACCCGGCACCCGCGAGAATAGATGTTTTCAATTGCTTTTTGCAATTTTCTAAAGAAGTATAATGTTTGAGGGAAAATTTGTACAGTGGAAAAGTATGTTTAGAGAGTGGTGAAAAAATGCGTAGTAGGGTAGATAATGCAAGAAATAACCTGATTATGAAATTTGTATTAGTTCTTGTAATTGTGCTTTTGCTATACACGTTATTTGTTTCGTATAGTGTGTATAGAAAAGTGTTAGATAATAATTATAAGAGTCTGGAGACTGCTATCGAAACAACTGCGGATACTATATCACAGACGTTAGACATGACCCGCGGTATCACCTATGCCCTTTCTGGCAGTGAGTCTGTTGTAAACTGGCGAAGTGATAAGGAGTATTTCGTGGGAAATGACAAGTGGGCATCGTTGAACCGGCAAAAGTTAAATGAAGAGATGCAGCAAGTACTCGCCTATAATAACACCTGGAAATTCAATTTGTTTGATTATATTACGATATATGAGAATGACAGGCTATTGGCGATTTCATACACCAAACAGTTTAGCACACAGCAGATTATCAATGATACAAGCAAGATTCAAAAAGAGCTGAGCGTAGATGAGAAGTATACGCAGATTCTGCCGCCCAAGGATGGCAACAGTTCCATCTATACTACGCTTAGAATACAGGCTGATTTTCAATCAGATGATAGCCTGTATGTGATTGGAGTCACAGGGACTGAAGGTTTTGATAAGAAACTGAAATGCCTGGTGAATCACAAGGGAACAGCAGCTTATGTGATGCGCACAGACGGAACGGTATTTGCCGCCAGCGATGAAGAAAAGTTGGGAAAAAACCTGGGAGACACGATTGTATCGACCGGGAAGGGCCTTGAGGAAACGAACATTGGAGGAAGGAACTACCAAATCATCAAATGGAAGATTAATAATGAATTCTATTTGGTATACCTGCTTCCAAAAGTTGAAATGATGAAGCAGACTCTTGTAGATATGAGAATGCTGCTGCTTTTATCGATCATCACTGCAATCGTACTGATTATACCTGCGACAATCGTGATCGTAAATATGACAACAATTTTTAAAGATCTGATTGACGCCATGAGACGGGTCGGCGACAAAGATTACGAAGTGCGATTACACCATTATAGCAATGCTGCGTACGACGAAGTAGCGGTTAACTTTAATTCCATGGTGGAGAAGCTAAAGGAGCTCATTCAGATTACCTATGAGTCTAAGATTTTATTAAAGGAGATGGAAATCAAATCCTTGCAGCAACAGATGAATCCCCACTTCCTTTTTAATATTCTGCTTACAATTCAAATCAAGGCAAAGATGTCGGGAGATGAGACGGTTTATAAAATGATTTCTTCGTTATCGTCACTACTCCGTGCGGGAATCTATGGAGACAAGCGGACGATAATTACCATCAGGGAAGAGATGAAATATGTAAAATATTATCTTAGCCTTCAACAGGAACGCTATGAAGAGCGGTTAAAGTATCAAATCGAAGTAGAAGATGAGTCCATTTTGGACTGTGAGATTCCAAGATTGGTTGTGGAACCAATGGTGGAAAACACAATTGTTCATGGCGTTGAGGCGGTAGACGGCAATTTGGAGGTAAATGTAAGGCTGCGTTATGACGGAGATCATATTTTAATCACGGTAAAGGATAATGGAGTAGGATTTAACGTAGAAGAGTTAAATATGAAAAAATCTAAAACGATAGATGGCGAAGTACGGCATGAAAAAACGGGTATAAGCAATACACACCAGAGAATCCGGTTAATGTATGGCGAGCCCTATGGAATTCAAATTTTCAGCCAGCCGATGAAGGGCACTGAGGTATTAATTTGTATACCTAAGAATAGTTCTAAGAGGGATGAGAAATGTTAAAAGTACTGATTGTAGATGATGAAAGAAATATAAGAGAGGGCATTCAGTGTCTTGTTGATTGGGAAAGTTTGGGCTGCAAAGTGGTATATTCCTGTGGAAATGGGAGCTCGGCTTTAAGATACATACAAGACAATGATGTGAATATTGTAGTTACAGACATCAAAATGCCAGTTATAGACGGATTAGAACTCAGCCGCCAGATTGCAGAAAAATTTAGCCATACCAAGGTGATTATACTTACCGCTTATTCTGACTTCGAAATGGCAAGGAAAGCGCTTCGATATGGAGTGGAAGATTTTATAGTGAAAAATAATTTTATGGAGGAACTTCCTGCTGCGATTGAAAGAGTAGCGGAGCGCATTAAGGAAGAAGCGGAAAAGGAGGCAGGTTTTGCCCTGGCTGACGAGCGCAGAATGCGTGAATTACAGGGATTTCGTTATTGCATTTGTTCCTGTGAAATCGAAAGCATGGATACTTCTTCGAATTATAATTTAAAAGAGATGCTGAATAATATTTTGAAAATATCGTTGAAGGAGTGCCTTTTTGAGATTATTTCGCAGACAGAGAATTATATGCATATCATAATCAAGTATGAAGCGGCTTCCACGATTACAATTAATGCTATAGTAGATTATTTCAATAATATTCTTATTATGGTGGAAGAGTTTATGCGCATCAATCTCCGTGTGGGAATCAGCAGTGAATCCAACAACCCGGATTCTTATATCCATTTGCGGGAGGAGGCTGACGAGGCTTTATCCCGAATCATATCAAAAGACAGTGAACTTAATGTTTATATAGCAAATGATAAGGAAGAAAATACAGATTTGATTAACGTGGATCACTATAAGTCTGCTATCTGTGAAGTGATTTTCTCAGAAGATGTTTCGGAGCCGAAGCAGGTTCTAAAGGAATTTGGAGAGACCCTGTTAAGAAAGGATATCTGTTTTGAACAGTGCCAGCTATATGCTCTGGTGATTTATAGCGCCATGATTCATAAAGTCGTAAAATATCATCTGGATATTGAGCAGGATTTTAACCAGTTAGAAAGAGACGTGTACAAAAAGAACCAGAGTGCCAAGACTTTATATGGACTGATTGAGATTGGAAATGAAATTATAGATAATTTGCGCAGTCTTTGTCTTGGGAAAATGCATGTAAAAAATGAATTAGTGAAACGTGTAGATGATTGTATCAAGCAAAATTATAAAGCAGATCTGAGCCTGGACTTTATCAGCAATTGTCTGTACTTAAATGGCAGTTATGTCAGCAGGGCATATAAAAAGCTTACGGGGATTACGGTCACGGAAAAAATCAATCTGTTTCGCGTGGGAAAAGCCAAAGAACTGTTGAAATCGACCAACAAAAAAATTTACGAGATAGCAGATGAAGTGGGATTTAAGGATGCGGCTTATTTTAGCAATGTGTTTATTAAATATTGCGGGATGAACCCAAGTGAGTTTCGGAAAAACAGTTAGTTTTAATATGTGTTATTTTTTGTGGGTAGGCAAAAAACAGATAAATTATTTACAAAAAATACAGAAAAGTAAAAATTTTCCAAGAAATAGTTCATGATTTGGAGTGCGCCCTTGGAAAAAGTAATTTTTTTAAAGAAAACAGAAAATTGCTCTCATTAAAAAACGGTCAAAACCGAGGTAAAATAGCACTACAAGAGAAATTTCGAGGAGGAAAACAAAATGAAACGAAATTACAAAAAAGTTGCAGCTTCGCTTCTTGTAGCTGCAATGACAATGTCACTGATGGGCTGTGCAGAAAAGAAAGATTCAACAGACTCAGCAAGCTCAACAGGCTCTAAAAAGGAACCAATTGAGGTTTCTTACGCAACATTCATGGTTGGTTCTCACGCATCAGCAGAAGCGGAGACAGAAGTTATTGAAGAGTTCAACCGTCTTCACGAAGGTGAGATCAAAGTTGTGGTTGAGGAATTACCTTCTGACGATGCCTTCGTAGACAAGATGAAAACATTAGCTTCATCTAAAAACCTTCCGGATGTAATCATCGGAAAAAATGGTATCCGTGAGCTTGCAGTTGAGAATGGACAGGCAGTTAACTTAAAACCGTATTTGGATGAAGACAGCGAGTGGAAGAAATATGTCGGCGATGCAGCGATCAACTACAATACGGAAGACGATGGATCTGTTTATTCTGTTTCTAATCAGAGACAGGTTATCGGATATTTTTACAACAAAGAAATGTTCGAAAAAGCAGGTATTACACCGGCTAAAACCTGGGACGAGTGGATGGAGAATAACAAGAAATTAAAAGATGCCGGTTTTACACCGCTTGCTCTTATGACGGGTGAAAACTCATGGACAACTAATCTGTGGCTGGCAGCTATGATTGGAACAGATGGCGAAGAAGGCAATAAGTTCATGAACACCAAATACCCGGATACATATAGTACAGATTCTGTTGTGAAAGCAGCTGAAATGCTTCAGACCTGCTTAAAAGAGTATACGACCTCTGATGCGGTTGGCGCTATTTATGCAAATGCAGCAAATAACTTCGAGCAGGGAAATGCAGCAATGATCGCAAATGGTCCTTGGATGTGCCCGGACTTCTCCGATACTTCTAAAGCAATGGAAGGATTCGAGGATAAAGTAGGCGTGGCGCTGTATCCGGAAGATGGTCTGATTACACAGTTTGAGGTTGGTTACATTCTTTGTACAAATGGAAAATCTGAAGAAGAGCAAAAAGCAGCTTTAGAGTTCTTAAAATTTAAGACCGGCGCTTATGCACAGGAAGTATTCCTTGAGAAAGCAGGAGCTCTTCCGCTTACAGAGAACGTAGAAATCTCAGATGAGTACAAAGCGGCTAATCCGATTGTTGCAGAGCTTCTTGAGATCAGTGAAACTGCAAAATATGAATGTGGAGCCCTTGATAACAATGCTTTTGAGAGTGTTGTTGAGGAGACAGGCGTAAGATATCCGGAATTGGCATATGATGAGATTACACCGAAGGAGTTTGCGGACTACTTAACGAAGGCAGCAGGACAGAATAAGTAATCTGGCGCTTGCGAATCGAAAACAAATGGATACTATGTAATTAATAAAATAACACAAGCATTACTGCTGATTGCTTTGGCGATAATGCCTGTGTTATTTGCAAAAAAAAGAGATTGTAATTATAGGAGAGAGCCATGAAAAAAAATACAAAATGGGTTGTTCTTTTTCTTCTCCCGGGAGTGGCGCTGTTTGCCTTCGTTTTTCTGAGCACACTGGTAACACTTTTTGTTACTTCTTTTACTGATTGGGCAGTAGGTAAGGATATGACCTTCGTTGGTCTGAAAAACTATATTTACCTTTTTACTGAGGATGAGAACTTTATTCAAAGTGTGAAAAATACGATTATTTGGATTGTACTCCAGTCCGTGTTCCATGTATTTATTGGAGTTGTAGTAGCACTTCTGATTTCGAAGAAAAAATGGTATTCAAGCGCCATGCGAACCATTTTCTTTGTACCGAACATTATCTCAAGTGCAGCGCTCGGAATTTTGTTCCTCTGCATCATGAACCCACAGTTTGGTCTTGTGAATAATATAATAACCAAACTTACCGGATCTACATTTTCACATAACTGGTTTATGGACCCCAAGACGGCTTTCGTATCGGTCACTCTGACCTGGCTGCCATATGCAGGCCTTGTAACAATCTTAGTATTGGCGGAAATGTCATCTATCTCAGAGGATGTCTATGAGGCGGCCATGATTGATGGAGCAACAAAGCTGCAGACGGATATCTATATCGTACTTCCTTTAATGAGAAATATTATCGGAACATCTACTGTGCTCGCGGCAACGAGTATGCTTCAAAAGCTGGATATTATTATGATGACCACAAGCGGCGGACCGGGAAATAAGACCATGAACATGCCTATGTATCTTTATAAGACAGTATTTACGAATAATAATTATGGTCTTGCCAATGCCCAAGGCGTGCTTCTGATTTTGTTAGGGGCAGTAGTCCTGGTATTCATTCGAAAGATGTACAAAATGGATAAGGAGGATTAGAGCATGAAGAAAATAGTAAGTAAGCTTTTGACTGCAATTTTTCTTATTGTGATAGCAGGTATTTCTTTGGTGCCGATCATCTGGGTAGTGTCTTCTTCTTTCAAAAGCAACAGCGAGATTTTATCTGCAGTATCAGGATTTCAAACCGGACTTCACCTGGACAACTATACGAATGCTTTCAAACTGGCACCAATCACGATTTTTTATAAAAACAGTATCTTTATAGCAATCGTTGCAACTATTTTGAATCTTATTATCTGTACTATGGCAGCATATGTAGTTGTAAGATGCCGCTTCAAAGCAAAACCGTTGATCACCATGTTATTTTCTTTGGGTCTGATCATTCCGGGAGCGGCACTTATTCAGCCTTTGTATACTACCTTTACGGCGACACATTTATATAACACATTGACAGGCTTGATTCTTGTATATACAGCGCTTGGTATGCCGACCACTTTTTATGTCATGGTCAGTTATATAAAGACAATCCCCTATTCGCTTGAAGAGGCAGCCTATATTGATGGGTGCGGATTCTTCAGAACATTTGTACAGATTGTTCTTCCAATCACAAGACCTGCTTTTGCAACGGCTGGTGTGATTCAGTTTCTGTTAGCATGGAATGAATTCCAGTTTGCACTTACACTGACCGGTCAGACAGAGAAACGTACCTTGCCGATCGCCCTGTATTACTTCAAGAGCGCGTTCGCAAGCGATTACGGTGCAATGTTTGCAGCAACCGTCGTAGTAATTGCGCCGACGATTATCATCTTTATAATTATGCAGAAACAGGTTGTCGCAGGACTGGCAGCAGGATCTGTAAAGGGCTAGAAAAGGAATGGGCATATTTATGAGAGAATTAGACGCAAAGTGGAACCTGATAGAGCAATCCTATGATTCAGACTTAAGTAAGCATTACGAGGGCTTGTTTACGCAGGGAAATGGATATATTCATGTACGAGGCTCCTATGAGGAAGGCTTAATTGATTCAAAACAGGATAGAGAATATGACAGAAAACCGGCGAATGTCACTCTGGAAAAGCATGAGAAAGAGAAGACAAAATGGGGTACCTATATTCCCGGCGTTGTTGGAAAACATCCGTTACTCATGACGGAAATGATCAATTTGCCCTATATTTTTGAACTGAAATTTGTGATAAATGGGCAGAGGCTTGACATGGATGAAAGCGACATTACAAGTTATACCAGATGGTTAAGCCTGAAGGACGGCGTGCTGTATCGGGAAATGGAATATGCCGGGAGTGATGCGGTGCGGCTGGCATTTTGCTATTCCCGTTTTGTGAGCAAGAGCAGCAAGCATATAGCGATTCAACGTGTCGAGATAAAATGTCTGGCCGGCGAAGCTTCAATCGAAGTAGAAGGAGGCATGAATTCGGGCGTCAGGACGAACGGGTTTGAACACTATTTGGGAAGAGGGCTGGAGGCTGATGCAAATAAGGCTTTTGCGGAGATCAAAACAAATGGTGGAAATACAGTGAGTATGCTGTCACGGCTCTCTATAGTTAAAGGAGCCGCAGAAGTAAGCAGCGCGCTTACAGGGGCTGCAAACTCAAGTCGTGCTTACCAGAAGGGAACCGTAAATCTTGCTTGTGGAGAAGGCGTTGTGGTAGAAAAGCGAATTGCTTTTGCGACGGACAGGGACTTAAATGAGACAGGCAATCCTGCGGCAAGAGGTGAGCAGT of Roseburia hominis contains these proteins:
- a CDS encoding carbohydrate ABC transporter permease yields the protein MKKIVSKLLTAIFLIVIAGISLVPIIWVVSSSFKSNSEILSAVSGFQTGLHLDNYTNAFKLAPITIFYKNSIFIAIVATILNLIICTMAAYVVVRCRFKAKPLITMLFSLGLIIPGAALIQPLYTTFTATHLYNTLTGLILVYTALGMPTTFYVMVSYIKTIPYSLEEAAYIDGCGFFRTFVQIVLPITRPAFATAGVIQFLLAWNEFQFALTLTGQTEKRTLPIALYYFKSAFASDYGAMFAATVVVIAPTIIIFIIMQKQVVAGLAAGSVKG
- the pgmB gene encoding beta-phosphoglucomutase; translation: MKGIIFDLDGVICFTDKYHYIAWKKLADKEGIYFDETINNRLRGVSRMESLEIILERAKKSYTEEEKVAMAEEKNAIYVELLKEMTEADLSEEVKETLQKLRECGLKLAIGSSSKNAKIILRQLGLEDFFDAISDGTNITKSKPDPEVFLKAAGFIGEDPADCLVVEDAKAGIEAATAGGFKSAGLGEATEHPEVTYKLTSFRDLLEICQ
- a CDS encoding sugar ABC transporter permease, whose product is MKKNTKWVVLFLLPGVALFAFVFLSTLVTLFVTSFTDWAVGKDMTFVGLKNYIYLFTEDENFIQSVKNTIIWIVLQSVFHVFIGVVVALLISKKKWYSSAMRTIFFVPNIISSAALGILFLCIMNPQFGLVNNIITKLTGSTFSHNWFMDPKTAFVSVTLTWLPYAGLVTILVLAEMSSISEDVYEAAMIDGATKLQTDIYIVLPLMRNIIGTSTVLAATSMLQKLDIIMMTTSGGPGNKTMNMPMYLYKTVFTNNNYGLANAQGVLLILLGAVVLVFIRKMYKMDKED
- a CDS encoding response regulator, encoding MLKVLIVDDERNIREGIQCLVDWESLGCKVVYSCGNGSSALRYIQDNDVNIVVTDIKMPVIDGLELSRQIAEKFSHTKVIILTAYSDFEMARKALRYGVEDFIVKNNFMEELPAAIERVAERIKEEAEKEAGFALADERRMRELQGFRYCICSCEIESMDTSSNYNLKEMLNNILKISLKECLFEIISQTENYMHIIIKYEAASTITINAIVDYFNNILIMVEEFMRINLRVGISSESNNPDSYIHLREEADEALSRIISKDSELNVYIANDKEENTDLINVDHYKSAICEVIFSEDVSEPKQVLKEFGETLLRKDICFEQCQLYALVIYSAMIHKVVKYHLDIEQDFNQLERDVYKKNQSAKTLYGLIEIGNEIIDNLRSLCLGKMHVKNELVKRVDDCIKQNYKADLSLDFISNCLYLNGSYVSRAYKKLTGITVTEKINLFRVGKAKELLKSTNKKIYEIADEVGFKDAAYFSNVFIKYCGMNPSEFRKNS
- a CDS encoding DUF4432 family protein — its product is MSLEHSANIEDLSSAKINGIAYVSLEEIKDIQGNPLHILWVSNGTLRISLIMERGFDVGEVFCREEKISWVRGKERCLSDISVDLNQENGWEKGFFAAVTTLGPQLFGTPDEIRTVHGTGAYSPFDLESLVIIYDKKEISVSAEGFSKGFRGEVEYKKKVTMRTRMNSMVFLREETTTNLTDRTLPIDDGYHIQLAGDFMAEGGSYVLPVATDQMLLRDSVPKEVSPKEIYDFNTELDPIRCYQYVPERVTGVEGIGDFKEYKQIQENKDNLTCEMLVNKKGNKAVVVVRPLDVFPRSLLAKRNIAGDDAMYAIEVCKTRPNSIRQKAIDGELMYLEAHASMQSMVAIGILKEELIREMVTCIETRHPRE
- a CDS encoding sensor histidine kinase translates to MKFVLVLVIVLLLYTLFVSYSVYRKVLDNNYKSLETAIETTADTISQTLDMTRGITYALSGSESVVNWRSDKEYFVGNDKWASLNRQKLNEEMQQVLAYNNTWKFNLFDYITIYENDRLLAISYTKQFSTQQIINDTSKIQKELSVDEKYTQILPPKDGNSSIYTTLRIQADFQSDDSLYVIGVTGTEGFDKKLKCLVNHKGTAAYVMRTDGTVFAASDEEKLGKNLGDTIVSTGKGLEETNIGGRNYQIIKWKINNEFYLVYLLPKVEMMKQTLVDMRMLLLLSIITAIVLIIPATIVIVNMTTIFKDLIDAMRRVGDKDYEVRLHHYSNAAYDEVAVNFNSMVEKLKELIQITYESKILLKEMEIKSLQQQMNPHFLFNILLTIQIKAKMSGDETVYKMISSLSSLLRAGIYGDKRTIITIREEMKYVKYYLSLQQERYEERLKYQIEVEDESILDCEIPRLVVEPMVENTIVHGVEAVDGNLEVNVRLRYDGDHILITVKDNGVGFNVEELNMKKSKTIDGEVRHEKTGISNTHQRIRLMYGEPYGIQIFSQPMKGTEVLICIPKNSSKRDEKC
- a CDS encoding extracellular solute-binding protein, which encodes MKRNYKKVAASLLVAAMTMSLMGCAEKKDSTDSASSTGSKKEPIEVSYATFMVGSHASAEAETEVIEEFNRLHEGEIKVVVEELPSDDAFVDKMKTLASSKNLPDVIIGKNGIRELAVENGQAVNLKPYLDEDSEWKKYVGDAAINYNTEDDGSVYSVSNQRQVIGYFYNKEMFEKAGITPAKTWDEWMENNKKLKDAGFTPLALMTGENSWTTNLWLAAMIGTDGEEGNKFMNTKYPDTYSTDSVVKAAEMLQTCLKEYTTSDAVGAIYANAANNFEQGNAAMIANGPWMCPDFSDTSKAMEGFEDKVGVALYPEDGLITQFEVGYILCTNGKSEEEQKAALEFLKFKTGAYAQEVFLEKAGALPLTENVEISDEYKAANPIVAELLEISETAKYECGALDNNAFESVVEETGVRYPELAYDEITPKEFADYLTKAAGQNK